Below is a genomic region from Plasmodium relictum strain SGS1 genome assembly, chromosome: 13.
TCACATTCTAAGatatatttctataaaaagaattaacaAAAATGGATAATTCATTTATACCGAAAGAATTAATTGGAaaagatatttataaaatactaGGTTTGAATATAAGTGATTCAAAtagagaaaatataaaaaatattattagaaaaaaatatttaaaatgtgCTTTAATATTGCATCCGGATAAAAAAGAGTTTAATTTTAAAgtagaagaaaaagataaatatgcAGAAAATTTTAGTATATTAAAAAGCGcttatgaatttttaatgaatgaaaaactaagaaaaaaatataatttgtatatgcaaaagaaattaaaaaagaacgTACCTATAAATAATACAAGTTTAAATAGATTCTTGGACAAAAAGAAATTTCTATCATGCCAAaatcaaaaattaatttacaaaaagaaattagaagaaaaagaaaagttaaaatatattcccaataaaaatgaaagtgAACAAAGCAATTCAAACGAAGaagtaaatttaaaaaaaattaaaaaggaaaatgaagaatttatgaaaaaaagtgtacaagaaaataataaaaagaaaaaatatattcacgataatgataaattaattgaaatttatttagataattatgataacaatattaatttattgaagttatatattaaaaaaaaatatattttgaacttttttattaattttaactttttaaaatattatctaaatttaaatgatgaagaaaaagaaaataaaagaagagttggatatataatatttagtCATCGTTTTGAAACAATAAGAGCTTATatatactataaaaaaaatttagataaaattaatagtaATTTCaagttaaaattattaattccTTGCAATGAAGATAAAGAAATGTATAATCAAAAAATACAGGAATCAGAAAATATCGATCAAATGATGAATGAAATGGTAGATGAAttagataaaattttttcagCATAAGTggataatatataattaagta
It encodes:
- a CDS encoding DnaJ protein, putative, with translation MDNSFIPKELIGKDIYKILGLNISDSNRENIKNIIRKKYLKCALILHPDKKEFNFKVEEKDKYAENFSILKSAYEFLMNEKLRKKYNLYMQKKLKKNVPINNTSLNRFLDKKKFLSCQNQKLIYKKKLEEKEKLKYIPNKNESEQSNSNEEVNLKKIKKENEEFMKKSVQENNKKKKYIHDNDKLIEIYLDNYDNNINLLKLYIKKKYILNFFINFNFLKYYLNLNDEEKENKRRVGYIIFSHRFETIRAYIYYKKNLDKINSNFKLKLLIPCNEDKEMYNQKIQESENIDQMMNEMVDELDKIFSA